The Ictidomys tridecemlineatus isolate mIctTri1 chromosome 6, mIctTri1.hap1, whole genome shotgun sequence genome includes a region encoding these proteins:
- the Resf1 gene encoding retroelement silencing factor 1 isoform X1, protein MSWNAKPESDMLPPPPPPPYNKSQSSVLHQFFINQLTTTSPSSFSYLGNNEACMYSSNSNPVSQYPSNSNPVLQPVKNIRNYNTPQIPVSNTQNRTVMASQTSVERITCAQYTGPRQPNHNLQVSSGVSQNVWLNSSSRNSMPSHIEAAVCHQADVGTNMSNAHALQSQLVSSDRYSLQLQMNTSNSIRAPVTFQGDQGLSQSLSDRQVDWVQQYTSNEQTYRDYRRPPKQYSYSPQRFLQEPAVQKQNIVPQSFLQEPAVQKQNIKPQSFLQEPAVQKQNIKPQSFLQEPAVQKQNIAPQSYLQEPAVQKQNVLSTSSQVKNCQLPTLTHVLQSSQTLPVSSCQYPTQTNKRPPPLLPYPSGNGSQPLPNSQHVIKNLPTEVPQSPEVYSSELKDSTKGFHQPWPNISENFHTIGNFCDLKVHTNIEQPFNEPVRSSVDSVQIPAQNNQEKRMDSCNPASNPVLYTKEKLVRDIKSLVEIKNKFSELSRKIRINKNLLMGYRKTANSSCSEPAQPSEFSTQGISAKSDSHCSMELLTTCLNLWKKTPTTATEETSKPSKEKQCNELKTNTTAHGISMTTEGDEKGFCSVEGNSQNKRAESSQETTLTMITQNYDSSGANVTKGTELQIAIVSPLILSNVRSLPHKRMTPEALPELVYPVIKEGSICSLQSQMEKNKIVDTSVNVNVNSPVANTTMSTNAFPLTQKEKQNEPTSGNSEHTPNTSQGKHCPLGDQQASYKSNSISVESDDILLIENICSLVEGDVTYNSQIAKIFNSSPLEKIDPQKLTSSYQQVINSSQQKEQVDNTTTDKDLGFQRDECVQCTDVPHETVDHSESLEPPGSLSFKYIETSRGIPEESNLEQTIEKESTGEDVHCSPPTIQQSIYPQEIKAASDVTTQDPARKIHDDDTPMFYLHDQLSELLKEFPYGIEAVNLCAKSGGQKVTGQISQDQTGDKTICDSKDSTDQIQITILSSEKMKELFPEDVEPCDVDTEEASEVDRLAESQTEKPIAERSLSDPQATTCCDSVTWEPEKDKIHCCALGWLTTVYEGVPQCQCDSIKSSTPEEEKGKDHCSPLETKSYKQGKTTSESDITILEFNVSDNPKTTLNLVAEKNNFPEICGESIKNTSETKNCSLRTEQELPGQFSKCDGDKKDTSKVKQDSSLKEKELNCQFSPKGNKLDDLQSNTRKRKLKFHEVSFHLTNKMTMVCEEASQVNQQEKHIPQNSRPLQVKTKELHRRNGSLGHSLSPEKKKFKFRVGSSKQRHTEERKLDQGNILDGEINKEKSDKQEQKKNVGGALKFCNILSNPNERDSVKENTKSSDLKHNSSKKIITPQEYLQRQKHKEWMANKTSEKTCVNNVPHDSDGRPSQLPVQMGNSGKPNEKPGSSTEASKEPANVLTSNVKSLKLHHSEKSKNDNSRNVKGRAEHMLPDKVCTDKTKANQKSTNTSSEVELHQMPPQANKQRKLYLNRVAFKCTEQKSICLTQYDSSPPQKLQKDKEQEKDPQNSSPVKDTTVKPSMLEFKLCPDVLLKNENSVKKGNDQKPHSKEQEQPPVQVSGIKSTKEDWIKCVTVKKRKQETSQETGPYIMSSNSTSAANGNDSKKFKGDSKSASVQSPVIHINKLPSEVTKGEVLSPNRAQAEVALQSGNSVHSANLTCANQRSDELFSTCVTEGPFIMSSSSTSAANGNDSKKFKGDSKSASVQSPVIHINKLPSEVTKGEVLSPNRAQAEVALQSGNSVHSVNLTSATAVDAGMTIARHSSVLRIIIENVFFPVTLDVLHQTFSKFGTVLKIIKFISNNQSQALLQYADPVSAQQAKLSLHRQNILDGYCTLRIYFSKITNLKVKYNNDKSHDYTRPDLPSEDSHLPQEQTMATTSLYTGAGFPPTFAIPQAVVLSDPNVHRAPALLPTPSLAGPGNSILQVSNLNPKRVRLQNLFILFGLYGDVQRIKMFFNKENALVQMTDGNQALLAMKHLNGLKLHSKPINIMLSNHQSLDLPHEVQEGQGLTKDFSNSPLHRFKKPNSRSLQNIFPPSATLFLSNIPPSQTEENLKFLFSSTGGVVKRFQFFRKNHKLALIQMGSVEEAVHALINLHNLYLGKKHHLWISFSKFTSLSGLPGAPSIIPKKSHIKKQQLK, encoded by the exons ATGAGTTGGAATGCAAAGCCAGAAAGTGATAtgttaccaccaccaccaccaccaccatataATAAAAGCCAGTCATCTGTTCTGCACCAGTTTTTTATAAACCAGCTTACCACAACATCTCCAAGTTCTTTTAGCTATCTTGGAAATAATGAAGCATGCATGTATTCCAGTAATTCAAATCCAGTTTCACAGTATCCCAGTAATTCAAATCCAGTTTTACAACCagtgaaaaatatcagaaattacAATACTCCTCAAATTCCTGTTTCTAATACGCAAAACAGGACAGTGATGGCCTCACAAACATCAGTAGAAAGAATAACATGCGCACAATATACTGGACCCAGACAACCAAATCATAATTTGCAAGTGTCTTCAGGAGTTTCGCAAAATGTATGGTTGAATTCATCATCGAGGAATTCCATGCCTTCTCATATAGAGGCAGCTGTATGTCATCAGGCTGATGTTGGAACTAATATGTCTAATGCTCATGCACTACAGAGTCAACTTGTATCATCAGATAGGTATTCTTTGCAACTACAAATGAACACTTCAAATTCTATAAGAGCTCCTGTAACTTTTCAAGGAGATCAGGGACTTAGCCAATCACTATCAGATCGACAGGTTGATTGGGTGCAACAGTATACATCAAATGAACAGACTTATCGTGATTATAGACGACCTCCAAAGCAATACTCTTATTCACCACAAAGATTTTTACAAGAGCCAGCTGTTCAGAAACAAAACATTGTGCCACAAAGCTTTTTGCAAGAGCCAGCTGTTCAGAAACAAAACATTAAGCCACAAAGCTTTTTGCAAGAGCCAGCTGTTCAGAAACAAAACATTAAGCCACAAAGCTTTTTGCAAGAGCCAGCTGTTCAGAAACAAAACATTGCACCACAAAGCTATTTACAAGAGCCAGCTGTTCAGAAACAAAACGTGCTATCTACATCATCTCAAGTTAAAAATTGTCAGCTTCCAACCTTAACACACGTTTTACAGTCATCACAGACTCTGCCTGTGTCCTCATGTCAATACcctacacaaacaaacaaaagaccccctcctcttcttccttaccCTTCCGGAAATGGAAGCCAGCCTTTGCCAAATTCTCAACATGTTATAAAAAACTTGCCTACGGAAGTTCCTCAGAGTCCTGAAGTGTACTCATCTGAACTAAAAGACTCAACTAAAGGCTTTCATCAGCCCTGGCCAAACATTAGTGAAAATTTTCACACAATTGGAAATTTCTGTGATTTGAAAGTACATACTAATATCGAACAGCCTTTTAATGAACCAGTTAGATCTTCTGTGGATAGTGTTCAGATTCCTGCTCAAAATAATCAAGAGAAAAGAATGGATTCCTGCAATCCAGCTTCAAATCCGGTACTATACACGAAAGAAAAGTTAGTGAGAGATATTAAATCATtggtagaaattaaaaacaagttttCAGAACTTTCAAGgaaaattagaattaataaaaatcttCTAATGGGTTATAGGAAAACAGCAAATAGCTCTTGTAGTGAACCAGCTCAGCCTTCTGAATTCTCAACCCAAGGAATATCTGCTAAAAGTGACAGTCACTGTTCCATGGAATTGCTAACAACATGTCTTAATCTTTGGAAGAAGACACCAACAACAGCAACAGAAGAAACTTCAAAACCTTCAAAGGAAAAGCAGTgtaatgaattaaaaacaaacacaactgCGCATGGAATTTCAATGACTACAGAGGGTGATGAGAAGGGGTTTTGTTCAGTTGAAGGAAATTCTCAGAATAAAAGGGCAGAGTCATCCCAGGAAACAACCTTGACAATGATAACACAAAATTATGACTCTTCTGGTGCAAATGTAACCAAGGGGACAGAACTTCAGATTGCTATTGTGTCACCCTTGATTCTTTCAAATGTCAGATCATTGCCTCACAAAAGAATGACACCTGAAGCTTTACCTGAACTGGTGTATCCAGTTATCAAAGAAGGTAGTATTTGTAGCTTACAaagtcaaatggaaaaaaataaaatagtggatACTTCAGTGAACGTCAATGTTAACAGTCCAGTAGCCAATACTACAATGTCAACCAATGCTTTTCCACTAACtcagaaggaaaagcagaatGAGCCAACTAGTGGTAATTCAGAACACACGCCTAATACCAGTCAAGGaaagcactgtcctctgggtgaTCAGCAAGCCTCATATAAATCAAACAGCATTTCTGTTGAGAGTGATGATATATTactgattgaaaatatttgttctCTTGTTGAAGGCGATGTAACTTATAATTCTCAAATAGCAAAGATATTCAACTCTTCCCCTTTGGAAAAGATCGACCCACAGAAACTCACTTCATCCTATCAGCAAGTGATTAATAGCAGTCAACAAAAAGAACAAGTAGATAATACCACTACAGATAAGGACCTTGGTTTTCAAAGAGATGAATGTGTGCAGTGCACAGATGTACCTCATGAAACAGTTGATCATTCTGAGTCACTGGAACCTCCAGGGTCATTATCTTTTAAGTATATTGAAACAAGCAGAGGAATTCCAGAGGAAAGCAATTTAGAACAAACCATTGAAAAGGAAAGCACAGGTGAAGATGTACATTGTTCACCCCCCACAATTCAGCAGAGTATTTACCCTCAAGAAATCAAGGCAGCCAGTGATGTCACTACCCAAGATCCTGCAAGAAAGATTCATGATGATGACACACCCATGTTTTATCTACATGACCAGCTCTCAGAACTTCTAAAAGAGTTTCCCTATGGCATTGAAGCTGTGAACTTATGTGCAAAGTCTGGGGGCCAAAAAGTGACAGGTCAAATCTCACAAGATCAAACTGGCGATAAAACCATTTGTGATTCTAAGGACTCCACAGACCAAATACAAATTACCATATTAAGctcagaaaaaatgaaagaattatttcCCGAAGATGTTGAACCCTGTGATGTAGACACAGAGGAAGCCTCTGAGGTAGATAGGTTGGCAGAATCTCAGACAGAGAAGCCTATAGCAGAAAGGAGCCTGTCTGACCCACAAGCAACTACCTGTTGTGATTCTGTAACATGGGAACCAGAAAAGGACAAAATCCATTGCTGTGCATTGGGTTGGCTCACAACGGTCTATGAAGGAGTACCTCAATGCCAGTGTGATTCCATCAAGAGTTCCACcccagaggaggagaaagggaaggatcACTGTTCTCCTTTGGAGACCAAGAGTTATAAACAAGGAAAGACAACCTCAGAGAGTGATATCACTATCCTTGAATTTAATGTGTCAGATAATCCAAAGACAACTCTTAATCTGGTggctgagaaaaataattttcctgaaaTATGTGGTGAGAGTATAAAAAACACATCTGAAACAAAGAACTGCTCGCTAAGGACAGAACAGGAATTACCTGGTCAGTTCTCTAAATGTGATGGTGATAAAAAGGACACATCTAAAGTGAAACAGGACAGCtccctaaaagaaaaagaattgaattGTCAATTTTCACCAAAAGGCAACAAACTAGATGACTTGCAAAgtaatacaagaaaaagaaaattgaaatttcatGAAGTGTCTTTTCACTTGACTAATAAAATGACAATGGTTTGTGAAGAAGCTTCCCAGGTAAACCAGCAGGAGAAACACATACCACAGAACTCTCGTCCACTCCAAGTGAAAACTAAAGAGCTACATAGGAGGAATGGTTCTTTGGGACATTCATTatcaccagaaaagaaaaaatttaagtttaGGGTAGGTAGCTCCAAACAAAGAcatacagaagaaagaaagttagACCAAGGGAACATACTGGATGGGGAGATAAACAAGGAAAAATCTGATAAAcaggaacagaagaaaaatgtggGAGGTGCACTCAAATTCTGTAATATTTTGTCAAACCCTAATGAGAGAGACAGtgttaaagaaaacacaaagtcCTCAGACTTGAAGCATAATTCATCTAAGAAAATCATAACACCGCAGGAATATTTACAAAGGCAGAAGCATAAAGAATGGATGGCCAACAAAACATCAGAGAAGACGTGTGTTAACAATGTACCACATGATTCTGATGGGAGGCCCAGTCAGCTTCCTGTGCAGATGGGGAACTCTGGGAAACCAAATGAGAAACCAGGCAGCAGTACAGAGGCTTCTAAAGAACCAGCAAATGTGTTGACCAGCAATGTTAAAAGCCTCAAACTCCACCATTCTGAGAAGTCTAAGAATGACAATTCAAGGAATGTTAAAGGAAGAGCTGAGCACATGTTGCCTGACAAAGTGTGTACTGATAAAACCAAAGCCAACCAAAAATCCACCAATACAAGTAGTGAAGTTGAATTACACCAAATGCCTCCCCAAGcaaacaagcaaagaaaattGTATCTGAACAGAGTTGCGTTTAAGTGCACGGAACAGAAAAGCATTTGTCTCACCCAGTATGACAGTTCACCACCCCAAAAGCTTCAAAAAGACAAAGAGCAGGAAAAGGACCCTCAAAACTCTTCTCCTGTGAAAGACACCACAGTAAAACCAAGCATGTTAGAGTTTAAATTATGTCCAGATGTACTGTTAAAGAATGAAAACTCTGTCAAAAAAGGGAATGATCAGAAGCCTCATTCTAAGGAGCAAGAGCAACCCCCCGTGCAAG tttcaggaataaaaagtacaaaagaagATTGGATAAAATGTGTAACtgtgaagaaaaggaagcaagaaaCCAGCCAAGAAACAG GACCCTATATAATGAGCAGCAACTCTACCTCTGCAGCAAACGGAAATGATAGCAAGAAGTTCAAAGGTGACAGCAAGAGTGCCAGTGTCCAGTCCCCTGTGATCCACATCAACAAGCTGCCCAGTGAAGTCACCAAGGGCGAGGTACTCTCCCCAAACCGAGCACAAGCTGAAGTGGCCCTGCAGTCTGGGAACTCTGTCCATTCGGCGAACCTGACCTGCGCAAATCAGAGATCTGACGAGCTTTTCTCTACGTGTGTCACTGAAGGACCCTTTATAATGAGCAGCAGCTCTACCTCTGCAGCGAATGGAAATGATAGCAAGAAGTTCAAAGGTGACAGCAAGAGTGCCAGTGTCCAGTCCCCTGTGATCCACATCAACAAGCTGCCCAGTGAAGTCACCAAGGGCGAGGTACTCTCCCCAAACCGAGCACAAGCTGAAGTGGCCCTGCAGTCTGGGAACTCTGTCCATTCGGTGAACCTGACCTCGGCCACAGCTGTGGATGCAGGGATGACAATAGCTAGGCACAGCTCTGTGCTCAGGATCATCATAGAGAACGTCTTCTTCCCTGTGACCCTGGATGTACTGCACCAGACTTTCTCCAAGTTCGGCACAGTCCTGAAAATCATCAAGTTCATCAGCAACAACCAATCCCAGGCATTACTGCAGTACGCAGATCCTGTGAGCGCCCAGCAAGCCAAGCTGTCACTGCACAGGCAGAACATCCTTGATGGCTACTGCACACTACGCATCTACTTCTCCAAAATCACCAACCTCAAGGTCAAGTATAACAACGACAAAAGCCATGACTACACACGCCCAGACCTGCCCTCTGAGGACAGCCACCTTCCACAGGAACAGACCATGGCCACAACCTCTCTGTATACCGGAGCTGGGTTCCCTCCAACCTTTGCAATTCCTCAAGCCGTGGTTCTTTCTGATCCTAATGTGCATAGAGCCCCAGCCCTGTTGCCCACCCCAAGCCTGGCAGGGCCTGGGAACTCCATTCTGCAGGTCAGCAACCTCAATCCCAAAAGAGTCAGACTCCAAAACCTCTTTATTCTTTTCGGCCTCTATGGTGATGTGCAGCGGATAAAGATGTTCTTCAACAAGGAGAACGCGCTTGTGCAGATGACAGATGGGAACCAGGCCCTGCTGGCTATGAAGCACCTGAATGGGTTAAAGCTGCATAGCAAGCCCATCAACATCATGCTGTCCAATCATCAGAGCTTAGATCTGCCCCATGAGGTACAGGAGGGCCAGGGCCTCACCAAGGACTTCAGCAACTCTCCACTGCACCGCTTTAAGAAGCCCAACTCCAGATCCCTCCAGAACATCTTCCCGCCCTCTGCCACCCTGTTCCTCTCCAACATCCCACCTTCCCAAACAGAGGAAAACCTCAAGTTCCTGTTCTCCAGCACTGGGGGCGTGGTCAAGAGGTTCCAGTTCTTCAGAAAGAACCATAAGCTGGCGCTGATCCAGATGGGCTCCGTGGAGGAGGCAGTGCACGCGCTCATCAACCTGCACAATCTTTACCTGGGCAAGAAGCACCATCTGTGGATCTCTTTTTCCAAGTTCACGTCTTTGTCTGGGCTCCCTGGAGCCCCTTCCATCATTCCAAAAAAAAGCCATATTAAGAAGCAGCAGCTGAAGTGA